A region of Paenimyroides aestuarii DNA encodes the following proteins:
- a CDS encoding SPFH domain-containing protein: MGIKESLKNQFRSVVQWEQPHPNELFYRFTERGDELKNASKLILQPGQGCIFTYEGKIVDVFEEAGMYNLETGNKPFLTSIKKVLYNFESNHKVGLWFFRKADMVNIRWGTRIPITYNDPVYGFPVNLRAFGNYSVKITQTRQFFEQMVGGQEFYCVHHLQEIFLSRITQPISNFLANAKFSYAEIDSNIEQIAKDAQEKTVQIFADLGFELLDFRIEGTSFDDETNKRIAGISDMQADVQAAKLAGIDFSELQKLRAMRDAANNEGTAGAGMGLFAGMEMGKSIQQSNQTENPAPTTDLKSKLKELKELFDEGLIDEDEFKAAKAKLLS; this comes from the coding sequence ATGGGCATAAAAGAAAGCTTAAAAAACCAATTTCGGTCGGTAGTACAATGGGAGCAACCGCATCCCAATGAGTTATTTTACCGTTTTACCGAACGTGGTGACGAACTTAAGAATGCCTCAAAGTTAATTTTGCAGCCCGGACAAGGCTGCATTTTTACGTATGAGGGGAAAATAGTTGATGTTTTTGAAGAAGCCGGAATGTACAATCTGGAAACGGGCAACAAACCCTTTCTTACCTCTATAAAAAAGGTGTTGTACAACTTTGAAAGCAACCACAAAGTTGGGCTATGGTTTTTCAGAAAAGCCGATATGGTCAACATTCGCTGGGGCACACGTATTCCCATAACCTACAACGACCCTGTGTATGGTTTTCCGGTTAATTTGCGTGCTTTTGGCAATTATTCGGTAAAAATTACCCAAACCCGTCAGTTTTTTGAGCAAATGGTTGGCGGACAGGAGTTTTACTGCGTGCACCATTTGCAAGAAATCTTTTTATCGAGAATCACCCAACCTATTTCTAATTTTTTGGCGAATGCAAAGTTTTCGTATGCCGAAATCGATAGTAATATCGAACAAATTGCCAAAGATGCTCAGGAAAAAACGGTGCAGATTTTTGCGGATTTAGGTTTTGAATTGCTCGATTTTAGGATTGAAGGTACCTCGTTTGATGACGAAACCAACAAGCGAATTGCCGGCATTAGCGATATGCAAGCCGATGTGCAAGCCGCAAAATTGGCAGGTATCGATTTTTCTGAATTGCAAAAGCTGCGTGCAATGCGCGATGCCGCCAATAACGAAGGAACTGCCGGCGCGGGAATGGGACTTTTTGCCGGAATGGAAATGGGTAAAAGCATTCAGCAATCCAATCAGACTGAAAACCCAGCACCTACAACCGATTTAAAATCGAAACTAAAAGAACTGAAAGAATTGTTTGACGAAGGTTTAATCGACGAAGATGAGTTTAAAGCCGCGAAAGCGAAACTGTTATCTTAG
- a CDS encoding tetratricopeptide repeat-containing sensor histidine kinase has translation MSTGLLFGQDTTFSKADSLLQTGNLLAYKNQLVKIQKQHQNTENTEIRLKTYVKLVEFYSNFQENSDSLMHYYYQGIAKAKEANSKEFIANFKFQYANYLTTKGTYVEALKLFQSIEDEIIQKDYSFLPHFYDAYARLHYYLKDYDNAFAYLKKEAQIFEKRKMTKNIASVYNNLGILYNSQSKLDSALYYHEKSQRINIQLKDTIGIVKSYNNIGQSYFNHRLIEKAKLHYEKALEYPDKYITESLLNNYAELLINNDEHAKAASFLVHLTQSEHKKIAQSALSQLVTLYKAQHQFEKALMYQEQLNQLSQELLDETKLKEIERLKIEYNTAQKEKEIESLKLISESQQQVIDRNRLLVFISVLLFLISIVVFILWKVNQDKRAKIYELEMNSKVLRLQMNPHFIFNALAAIQSNILSREHQKASNYLVKFSKLLRHHIEQTRSSSVLLQDEIQSLRDYLELQKMRMSSQLSFHFEIDQSLNIKECYIPAMLIQPLVENAIEHGLESVQSPEINIRFIKFSTYIECQVIDNGVGFSTTIHQEKWKVKSYATQIIKERLALLSNNPKKPLTLIIKDQMINNQPKGTIAIIQIPILTQS, from the coding sequence ATGTCAACGGGGTTGCTTTTTGGACAAGATACTACGTTTTCTAAGGCAGATTCTTTATTACAAACGGGAAATCTTTTGGCATACAAAAATCAATTGGTTAAAATTCAAAAACAACATCAAAACACTGAAAATACAGAAATACGACTTAAAACGTATGTGAAATTAGTAGAATTCTACTCAAATTTTCAAGAAAATTCAGACTCTTTGATGCATTATTACTACCAAGGAATTGCCAAAGCCAAAGAAGCAAATAGTAAAGAGTTTATAGCCAATTTTAAGTTTCAATACGCCAATTATCTTACAACTAAAGGCACCTATGTTGAGGCTTTGAAATTGTTTCAGTCTATAGAAGATGAAATTATCCAGAAGGATTATTCCTTTTTACCCCATTTTTACGATGCTTACGCCAGATTGCATTATTACTTAAAAGACTACGACAATGCGTTTGCTTATCTTAAAAAAGAAGCCCAAATATTTGAAAAGCGTAAAATGACTAAAAACATCGCCAGCGTCTATAATAACTTGGGTATTTTGTATAATTCTCAGAGCAAATTAGATTCTGCGTTGTATTATCATGAAAAATCGCAACGTATTAATATACAGTTAAAAGATACCATTGGAATTGTAAAATCTTACAACAATATTGGGCAAAGTTATTTTAACCATCGATTAATAGAAAAAGCCAAACTACATTACGAAAAAGCATTAGAATATCCTGATAAATACATTACAGAAAGCCTGCTGAACAACTATGCAGAACTTTTAATTAATAATGACGAACACGCAAAAGCAGCATCGTTTTTAGTGCATTTAACCCAAAGTGAACACAAAAAAATTGCCCAAAGTGCTTTAAGTCAGTTGGTCACACTTTATAAAGCCCAACACCAATTTGAAAAAGCCTTGATGTATCAAGAACAACTGAATCAATTATCACAAGAACTTTTAGATGAAACCAAATTAAAGGAAATTGAAAGGTTAAAAATTGAATATAATACTGCACAAAAAGAAAAAGAAATAGAGAGCCTAAAACTCATTAGTGAAAGTCAGCAACAAGTTATTGACCGCAACAGATTGCTAGTGTTTATCAGTGTATTATTGTTTCTAATTTCAATTGTAGTGTTTATTTTATGGAAAGTAAACCAAGACAAAAGAGCTAAAATTTATGAATTGGAAATGAACAGTAAAGTGCTTCGTTTGCAGATGAATCCGCATTTTATATTCAATGCTTTAGCAGCCATACAAAGCAATATTTTGAGCAGAGAACACCAAAAAGCCTCTAATTATTTGGTGAAATTTTCAAAACTGCTAAGGCATCATATTGAACAAACCCGAAGCAGTAGCGTTTTGTTGCAAGACGAAATTCAAAGTTTACGAGATTATCTTGAACTTCAAAAAATGCGAATGAGTTCTCAACTTTCGTTTCATTTTGAAATAGACCAAAGCCTAAATATTAAAGAATGTTATATTCCGGCAATGCTTATTCAACCCTTAGTAGAAAACGCCATAGAACATGGTTTAGAAAGCGTCCAATCACCAGAAATTAACATTCGATTTATTAAATTTTCAACCTATATTGAATGTCAGGTAATTGACAACGGAGTGGGTTTTTCTACAACCATTCATCAAGAAAAATGGAAAGTAAAATCATACGCCACACAAATTATAAAAGAACGTTTGGCTTTGCTCAGTAACAACCCCAAAAAACCATTAACTTTGATCATTAAAGACCAAATGATTAATAATCAACCTAAGGGAACCATTGCAATTATTCAAATTCCTATCTTAACACAATCTTAA
- a CDS encoding ester cyclase yields the protein MNVKLGLAAIVFTSAVTLFTSCSNNASELQTKIEALETELQAYKDAEAITQKRLVAFDTLDFNYYTNQDWENFSHSHKDDIVVYNADGSISEGLFPNHINDLKPMFVFAPDTRIEKHPVKFGTGDWTAVIGELEGTFTEPMPIGDGKTIPPTGKKFKLRMATIAHWDGSKMTEEYLFYDNQSFMKQIGLAQ from the coding sequence ATGAATGTAAAATTAGGATTAGCAGCCATTGTTTTCACCTCTGCAGTGACACTGTTTACAAGTTGTTCAAACAATGCATCAGAGCTTCAAACAAAAATTGAGGCATTAGAAACCGAGCTACAAGCATATAAAGATGCTGAAGCCATAACACAAAAACGATTGGTAGCGTTTGACACCTTAGACTTTAACTATTATACCAATCAAGATTGGGAAAATTTCAGTCATAGTCATAAAGACGACATCGTAGTTTACAATGCAGATGGGAGCATTTCAGAGGGATTATTCCCCAATCATATCAACGATTTAAAACCAATGTTTGTATTCGCCCCAGACACACGGATAGAAAAGCATCCTGTAAAATTTGGCACTGGCGATTGGACAGCCGTTATAGGAGAGCTGGAAGGTACGTTTACAGAACCAATGCCCATAGGCGATGGCAAAACCATTCCTCCAACTGGTAAAAAATTTAAACTGCGTATGGCGACCATTGCACATTGGGATGGTTCAAAAATGACCGAAGAATACTTATTCTACGACAACCAATCATTTATGAAACAAATTGGTCTAGCCCAATAA
- a CDS encoding SMI1/KNR4 family protein, protein MKAEKFEYGIYTKQADGSFRATYKNTNVPINGPTVVGFTYQVTSKQTQKIRVKNEYIDAAGTVKVCENTIETNALFGCVNAYDDKAVMGETLFRVSFPEHPNLGTLEQRFYLYKKGNVLFGNTAYESATLKAIEAYENQYQFKFCEDYKRFLTTQNGLYLYWWQDAEQFDTKKGAYESDKYGFTQTEYPFYEDLAKHSDWDWLYQTKSLFGLANHDPYADLNTMHFENLFYHKGLLKYAYPIGLDGGGNALLQIAQGKDTGKLAMLDHEVASSMVDWIEGKTDEVYEIPPEKATADGFLQDCYAYGGLTLYDIGFDDFYTELIQKHNLLYDEMKKKYGL, encoded by the coding sequence TTGAAAGCAGAAAAATTTGAATACGGCATTTACACCAAACAAGCCGATGGCAGCTTCAGAGCGACGTATAAAAATACGAATGTACCCATTAATGGGCCAACGGTGGTGGGTTTTACCTATCAGGTTACGAGTAAACAAACACAAAAAATACGCGTAAAAAACGAATACATCGATGCTGCTGGTACAGTAAAAGTATGCGAGAATACCATAGAAACAAATGCCCTTTTTGGTTGCGTGAATGCCTATGATGATAAGGCTGTTATGGGCGAAACCTTATTTCGTGTGTCCTTCCCCGAACATCCCAATTTGGGTACACTCGAACAGCGTTTTTACCTCTACAAAAAAGGCAATGTTCTGTTTGGTAATACTGCATATGAATCAGCAACCTTGAAGGCAATTGAAGCCTATGAAAATCAGTATCAATTCAAGTTTTGTGAAGATTATAAACGCTTTTTAACCACACAAAATGGCTTGTACCTGTATTGGTGGCAAGATGCTGAACAATTCGATACTAAAAAAGGTGCTTATGAATCAGACAAGTATGGGTTTACACAAACCGAATATCCGTTTTATGAAGACCTTGCCAAACATTCTGATTGGGACTGGTTGTACCAGACAAAATCATTGTTTGGCTTAGCAAATCACGACCCTTATGCCGATTTAAACACGATGCATTTTGAGAACTTATTCTACCATAAAGGCTTACTGAAATACGCCTATCCAATTGGTTTAGATGGCGGTGGAAATGCCTTACTCCAAATTGCACAAGGCAAAGACACAGGAAAATTGGCAATGCTCGACCACGAAGTAGCCAGCTCAATGGTCGATTGGATAGAAGGAAAAACCGATGAAGTTTATGAAATTCCGCCTGAAAAAGCCACTGCCGATGGTTTTTTGCAAGATTGCTATGCCTATGGCGGTTTAACCTTGTATGACATTGGTTTTGATGATTTTTATACCGAATTGATTCAAAAACACAACCTATTGTATGATGAAATGAAAAAGAAGTATGGCCTTTAA
- a CDS encoding DUF6892 domain-containing protein yields MNIYCTKHELQINNTPIHFPIQFEQIIAALGEPNRVVNNEKYTFEKTYVWDALGIKVMESVGAISNIMLHYRHSDGLKVAPTQLFDGVLHLDGNAFVLPNHPVEGAFLKGFWTVSRLQRPEDKQPFGVSIWHNKFFEIPADKYNIPKLNEEIIEFTDFNFKLCIIQILMYEKELLQPKFDIYEFIKWYKQRTIDTEEERFEPIPEVMQYFKQLPIPKRFAKEITEIYQDGGNEIYLNTCLECEGYEDYWDIESTEDTKHFPHLKSAVLCYAKPHILDELKAKGIESRWI; encoded by the coding sequence ATGAACATTTACTGTACCAAACACGAGCTACAAATTAACAATACACCCATTCACTTTCCCATTCAATTCGAACAGATAATTGCTGCTTTGGGCGAACCCAATCGTGTGGTGAATAATGAAAAATATACCTTTGAGAAAACCTATGTTTGGGATGCTTTGGGTATAAAAGTAATGGAATCTGTCGGGGCTATCAGCAATATTATGTTGCATTACAGGCATTCTGATGGTTTAAAAGTAGCGCCCACACAACTGTTTGATGGCGTACTCCACCTTGATGGAAACGCGTTTGTTCTGCCGAATCATCCTGTAGAAGGAGCATTTTTAAAAGGCTTTTGGACGGTAAGCAGACTACAGCGCCCCGAAGATAAGCAACCCTTTGGCGTAAGTATCTGGCACAATAAATTCTTTGAGATTCCGGCAGATAAATACAACATTCCTAAACTTAACGAAGAGATTATCGAGTTTACAGATTTCAATTTTAAGCTCTGTATTATTCAAATTTTGATGTATGAAAAAGAACTGCTACAACCCAAGTTCGATATTTATGAGTTTATCAAATGGTACAAACAACGAACAATCGACACCGAAGAAGAGCGTTTTGAGCCCATTCCAGAGGTGATGCAGTATTTTAAACAACTGCCTATTCCGAAGCGATTCGCAAAAGAAATCACAGAAATCTATCAAGATGGCGGCAACGAAATTTATCTGAATACCTGTTTAGAATGCGAAGGCTATGAAGACTATTGGGACATTGAAAGTACAGAAGACACCAAGCATTTTCCCCATTTGAAATCGGCCGTTCTTTGCTATGCCAAACCGCATATTCTTGATGAATTGAAAGCCAAAGGTATTGAGTCTAGGTGGATATGA
- a CDS encoding YceI family protein yields the protein MSQNTWVLDPAHSEINFKVKHLMISNVKGEFTTFNATIDGEDFTQSTITVTIDAGSISTNNKDRDTHLKSADFFEVEAFPEISFVSTAVKKLAEDAYQIKGNLTMKGITKEVSLEAEFGGFMKDPYGNEKAGFSINGSLNRKDFGLNWNAALEAGGVMVGNEVKINAEVQFVKQ from the coding sequence ATGTCACAAAATACTTGGGTTTTAGACCCAGCACATAGCGAAATCAACTTTAAAGTAAAACACTTAATGATTTCAAATGTAAAAGGTGAATTTACAACGTTCAATGCCACAATCGATGGAGAAGACTTCACACAATCGACCATCACAGTTACTATTGATGCAGGTTCTATTTCTACAAATAATAAGGATAGAGACACACATTTAAAAAGTGCTGATTTCTTTGAAGTAGAAGCATTCCCAGAAATCTCATTTGTAAGCACAGCTGTCAAAAAATTGGCTGAAGATGCCTATCAAATAAAGGGAAATCTCACGATGAAAGGCATCACAAAAGAAGTAAGTCTGGAAGCCGAATTTGGAGGTTTTATGAAAGATCCATATGGCAATGAAAAAGCAGGATTTTCAATCAATGGGTCATTAAACCGTAAGGATTTTGGCTTAAACTGGAATGCCGCACTTGAAGCTGGAGGCGTTATGGTAGGCAATGAAGTTAAAATTAATGCAGAAGTACAATTTGTTAAACAATAA
- a CDS encoding helix-turn-helix domain-containing protein, translating to MEIQTIQHIEIRQESDFPTQFFRLYHTHLLCEKGKISFLFNDQKMECIEGEFLFWFAESRLSGLEFSPDFKAQVLLVEKAYLMDNVPDQSWSIDAQLHSRTYPVKTALTEVDRTRIRTNFQQLYHQFTQENHRFYEEMLRLQTRQFILEMWHTFANEYERRKHSLQTGNLYERFMKLIPEHCMTQRQVQFYADQLHITPKHLNYLCKTHSGVTASAWIQRFVKERIIILLQNKHLNSTEIAHQMDFSSNSFFTRYVKKLLGVTPTEFRERMER from the coding sequence ATGGAGATACAGACCATTCAACATATTGAAATAAGACAAGAATCTGATTTCCCCACACAATTTTTCCGTTTGTACCACACCCATTTGTTGTGCGAAAAAGGGAAGATTTCATTTTTATTCAATGACCAAAAAATGGAATGCATAGAAGGTGAATTTTTATTCTGGTTTGCCGAAAGTCGCTTATCTGGATTAGAATTTTCACCCGATTTTAAAGCCCAAGTCTTGTTGGTAGAAAAAGCCTATTTAATGGACAATGTCCCTGACCAAAGTTGGAGCATCGACGCCCAATTACATTCGCGTACCTATCCTGTGAAAACGGCCCTAACCGAAGTAGACAGAACCCGCATTCGCACTAATTTCCAGCAGCTATACCACCAATTTACACAAGAAAATCATCGGTTTTACGAAGAGATGCTACGCCTACAAACACGACAATTTATCCTAGAAATGTGGCATACATTTGCCAACGAATACGAACGCCGAAAACACAGTTTGCAAACAGGGAATCTGTACGAACGTTTTATGAAATTAATTCCAGAACACTGTATGACACAGCGACAAGTGCAATTTTATGCCGACCAGCTGCACATCACACCAAAACACCTTAACTATTTATGCAAAACACATTCTGGCGTAACAGCATCGGCGTGGATACAGCGGTTCGTAAAGGAACGCATCATTATTTTATTGCAAAATAAACACCTCAATAGCACAGAAATAGCTCACCAAATGGATTTTAGCAGCAATTCATTTTTTACCCGATATGTGAAAAAACTTTTGGGCGTTACACCCACAGAATTTCGAGAACGAATGGAAAGATGA
- a CDS encoding helix-turn-helix transcriptional regulator, translated as MNQLFHIFKVNAEEAQRISEVPNEPHNHNFEELLIGIEGALEHFIDFETTEIQAPFVSFVTKGKVHRVLPKAVDGKCEIWGIRFKSEFIPETTFQLYSLYHHQANIQFEREQCFQRLMRISELIFEENQQKQPDFAIIRQLLSVLLSMIEAERKKMLPTENDNHKTQHLSFGNFLSILEENYRRPVGVEFYAEKLFMTSRNLNLICQEIVEQSVSEIIETRKLIEAKNLLISTDKTISEIAYELGYSENSYFSKVFKKKSGQSPSSFRDEMRNTLIS; from the coding sequence ATGAACCAACTCTTTCACATATTTAAGGTAAATGCTGAAGAGGCGCAGCGAATTTCAGAAGTACCCAACGAGCCACACAACCACAATTTTGAGGAATTACTCATTGGGATTGAAGGTGCATTGGAGCATTTTATCGACTTTGAAACCACCGAAATTCAGGCACCATTTGTGAGCTTTGTCACCAAAGGGAAAGTACATCGAGTATTGCCCAAAGCGGTAGATGGAAAGTGTGAAATTTGGGGCATTCGGTTTAAAAGCGAGTTCATTCCCGAAACCACCTTTCAGTTGTATTCACTGTATCACCATCAGGCTAACATCCAATTCGAACGGGAACAGTGTTTCCAACGTTTGATGCGCATCAGTGAACTTATTTTTGAAGAAAACCAGCAAAAACAACCCGATTTTGCCATTATAAGACAATTGTTGAGTGTTCTCTTGAGTATGATTGAGGCAGAACGCAAGAAAATGCTGCCAACAGAAAACGACAATCACAAAACGCAACACCTTTCATTTGGCAACTTTTTAAGCATTTTAGAAGAAAACTATCGCCGACCGGTGGGCGTAGAATTTTATGCCGAAAAATTGTTTATGACCAGTCGAAACCTGAATTTAATTTGTCAAGAAATAGTAGAACAAAGCGTTTCTGAAATCATCGAGACGCGTAAGCTCATCGAAGCTAAAAACCTCCTCATTTCTACCGATAAAACCATTTCTGAAATTGCCTATGAGCTGGGTTATAGCGAAAATTCATACTTCTCAAAGGTCTTCAAAAAGAAATCGGGACAATCACCCAGTTCTTTCCGTGACGAAATGCGTAATACGCTCATTTCCTAG
- a CDS encoding DUF3861 domain-containing protein, with protein sequence MNKKNYTYSLILSALEDKSGVKRKEELQFDFENHDDIFDIVDRIKSKSVFEEEKTATEFVIGLKLFTEVLLKNRKHPLFEELGPQMAAFMKKLKSQ encoded by the coding sequence ATGAATAAAAAAAATTACACATATAGTCTGATTTTAAGTGCGTTGGAGGATAAATCGGGGGTGAAACGGAAAGAGGAATTACAGTTTGATTTTGAGAATCACGATGATATTTTTGACATTGTGGATCGCATAAAATCGAAGTCGGTTTTTGAAGAGGAAAAGACGGCTACGGAATTTGTCATTGGGCTGAAGCTGTTTACGGAAGTGCTTTTGAAGAATAGAAAGCATCCGCTTTTTGAGGAATTGGGACCGCAAATGGCGGCGTTTATGAAGAAATTAAAAAGTCAATAA
- a CDS encoding SDR family oxidoreductase has translation MKIAITGASGKLGNWAILKLKEKTAAENIVALVRTPEKVANLGVEARAFDYNQPENLATALQGIDKLLLISGNEIGKRFEQHSAVINAAKEAGVKHLVYTSLLKADQSTLALAPEHLQTEEALKSSGIDYTILRNGWYTENYTETAQDTVKQGTLYGASGNGSINSASREDYAEAAAVVLSEDAHTQKTYELSGEESFTMQEYANALSVVSKKEIPYVNLPENEFANALEQAGMPQPVAAFYAGTHTATANGDLSDEGNTLRDLIGRPTTTLQEALTKALH, from the coding sequence ATGAAAATAGCAATCACCGGAGCATCAGGAAAATTAGGCAATTGGGCCATACTAAAGTTAAAAGAAAAAACAGCGGCAGAAAATATCGTCGCTTTGGTTAGAACACCAGAAAAAGTAGCCAACTTAGGCGTTGAAGCGAGAGCATTCGACTACAATCAACCTGAAAATTTGGCCACAGCCTTACAAGGTATCGACAAATTATTATTGATTTCGGGCAATGAAATTGGCAAACGATTTGAGCAACATTCAGCCGTTATCAATGCAGCCAAAGAAGCCGGCGTAAAACACCTTGTGTACACCAGTTTGTTAAAGGCAGACCAATCTACTTTGGCATTGGCACCAGAACATTTGCAAACAGAAGAAGCCTTGAAATCTTCGGGTATTGATTACACCATTTTACGCAATGGCTGGTACACCGAAAACTATACTGAAACCGCCCAAGACACTGTAAAACAAGGCACCTTGTATGGAGCTTCAGGCAATGGAAGCATCAATTCAGCTTCGCGAGAAGATTATGCCGAAGCTGCAGCTGTAGTACTTTCAGAAGATGCCCATACGCAAAAAACATATGAACTTTCGGGCGAAGAATCGTTTACAATGCAGGAATATGCTAACGCACTTTCAGTGGTGAGCAAAAAGGAAATTCCGTACGTGAATTTACCCGAAAATGAATTTGCCAATGCACTGGAACAAGCCGGAATGCCTCAACCTGTTGCCGCTTTTTATGCCGGAACGCATACCGCAACTGCAAATGGCGATTTATCTGACGAAGGAAATACATTACGCGACTTGATTGGCAGACCGACAACGACTTTGCAAGAAGCACTCACAAAAGCACTTCATTAA
- the ygiD gene encoding 4,5-DOPA-extradiol-dioxygenase, whose translation MKLKDLEKMTAPMNNTAKMPVLFLGHGSPMNAIEENEFVQGFRKVGREIQKPNAILCISAHWETRGTFVTAMQNPRTIHDFGGFPQALFDVQYPAPGNPELARETQQLITTTEVGLDDKWGLDHGAWSVIKHMYPDADIPVIQMSIDYTQPASYHYALAKQINRLRDKGVLIIGSGNMVHNLRKVAWNKLNEEFAFDWATEANETMKKYILNGNHQPLIDFKSQGTAFDLAIPTPEHYLPMLYALALKEENDSITLFNDKPVAGSLTMTSFKIDAI comes from the coding sequence ATGAAATTAAAAGATTTAGAAAAAATGACCGCACCTATGAATAATACAGCCAAAATGCCTGTATTATTCTTGGGTCACGGCAGTCCGATGAATGCCATCGAAGAAAACGAATTTGTACAAGGATTCCGAAAAGTGGGTAGAGAAATTCAAAAACCCAATGCCATTTTGTGTATTTCGGCACATTGGGAAACCCGCGGTACGTTTGTAACAGCCATGCAAAACCCCAGAACCATTCACGATTTTGGGGGTTTTCCGCAGGCTTTGTTCGATGTGCAATATCCCGCACCCGGAAATCCAGAACTTGCCCGAGAAACCCAACAGCTGATTACTACTACCGAAGTAGGTTTGGATGATAAATGGGGATTGGACCACGGTGCGTGGAGCGTAATAAAACATATGTATCCCGATGCCGATATTCCGGTAATCCAGATGAGTATAGATTATACGCAGCCTGCATCGTACCATTATGCTTTGGCAAAACAAATCAATCGTTTACGTGATAAAGGCGTATTGATTATAGGCAGTGGTAATATGGTGCATAATTTGCGAAAAGTAGCTTGGAATAAATTGAATGAAGAATTTGCCTTCGATTGGGCTACGGAAGCCAACGAAACGATGAAAAAATACATTTTGAATGGCAACCACCAACCATTAATAGATTTTAAATCGCAAGGAACGGCTTTTGACTTGGCGATTCCTACGCCCGAACATTATTTGCCGATGTTGTATGCTTTGGCTTTGAAAGAAGAAAATGATAGCATTACCTTATTCAATGACAAACCTGTGGCGGGCTCGTTGACAATGACCTCGTTTAAGATTGATGCAATTTAG
- a CDS encoding LytR/AlgR family response regulator transcription factor has protein sequence MLKTLIIDDESLIRNSLKILLSERNDIEIIGEASSKDQGIALIETLKPDLVLLDIQLKKNTGFELLEQLSDITFKLIFVTAYSEYAIKAFKYSAFDYLLKPIDQDLLNQTIDRLKTEIITTSQQYQALKTNKEFHKITIKTTEHIYHLNFDEIIYCKADSSYTRFYLTNDRSLMTSKPLKNYQNLLPEHQFFRSHQSYLVNLNFVKKYNKKMAALEMQDQTEIPVSVRNRSKVNDLF, from the coding sequence ATGCTAAAAACATTAATCATAGACGACGAAAGCCTGATAAGAAATAGCTTGAAGATATTACTTTCTGAACGAAATGACATAGAAATCATAGGTGAAGCCAGCTCAAAAGACCAAGGTATAGCGCTTATTGAAACGCTAAAACCCGATTTGGTATTATTGGATATACAACTAAAAAAAAACACTGGTTTTGAATTATTAGAGCAATTATCAGACATTACATTTAAACTTATTTTTGTAACGGCATACAGTGAATATGCCATAAAAGCCTTTAAATACAGTGCGTTTGATTATTTGTTAAAACCGATAGATCAAGACCTATTAAACCAAACCATTGACCGGTTAAAAACTGAAATTATCACAACCAGCCAACAATATCAAGCGCTCAAGACCAATAAAGAATTTCATAAAATTACCATCAAAACCACAGAACACATATATCATCTTAATTTTGATGAAATTATATATTGCAAAGCCGATAGTAGTTATACGCGCTTTTACTTAACCAACGACCGAAGCTTGATGACCTCAAAACCCTTGAAAAATTATCAAAATTTATTGCCAGAGCATCAATTTTTTCGTTCACATCAATCCTATTTGGTCAACTTAAATTTTGTAAAAAAGTATAATAAGAAAATGGCTGCATTAGAGATGCAAGACCAAACTGAAATTCCAGTTTCGGTGCGTAACCGTTCAAAAGTTAATGATTTGTTTTAA